A genomic stretch from Pseudomonas alkylphenolica includes:
- the pssA gene encoding CDP-diacylglycerol--serine O-phosphatidyltransferase: MSERPEEPNKASDAESLLPIDEHVEEGHDAEGRKVRHRGIYLLPNLFTTANLFAGFYSIINSMSAQAALSAGDPREASKYFAFAAIAIFVAMVLDGLDGRVARMTNTQSAFGAEYDSLSDMVAFGVAPALLAFGWALGDMGKVGWMVAFIYVAGAALRLARFNTQVGTADKRYFIGLASPAAAGVVAGTVWAFSDYGIQGSKLSFLVALLVAAAGMLMVSNIKYNSFKELDLKGRVPFVAILAVVLVFAVVFSDPPRILLLVFLGYAASGPVQYLLRMRRRKNVE; encoded by the coding sequence ATGAGCGAACGTCCCGAAGAGCCGAACAAGGCCTCTGACGCCGAAAGCCTGCTACCGATCGATGAGCATGTTGAAGAAGGGCATGACGCCGAAGGACGCAAGGTTCGGCATCGCGGTATCTATCTGCTGCCCAACCTGTTCACCACCGCGAACCTGTTCGCCGGTTTCTATTCCATCATCAATTCCATGAGTGCCCAGGCTGCCCTGAGTGCTGGCGATCCGCGTGAAGCGAGCAAGTACTTCGCATTTGCCGCCATTGCCATTTTTGTCGCGATGGTGCTCGACGGCCTCGATGGCCGTGTTGCACGTATGACCAACACCCAAAGCGCCTTCGGTGCCGAGTACGACTCGCTGTCGGACATGGTTGCCTTTGGTGTGGCGCCTGCGTTGTTGGCGTTCGGCTGGGCCCTGGGTGACATGGGCAAGGTCGGCTGGATGGTCGCCTTCATCTATGTCGCTGGCGCTGCTTTGCGTCTGGCGCGCTTTAACACCCAGGTCGGCACGGCCGACAAACGCTACTTCATCGGTCTGGCCAGCCCGGCAGCGGCGGGCGTGGTGGCCGGTACCGTCTGGGCCTTCAGTGACTATGGTATCCAGGGTTCGAAGCTTTCGTTCCTGGTGGCGTTGCTGGTGGCCGCGGCGGGCATGCTGATGGTCAGCAACATCAAGTACAACAGCTTCAAGGAGCTGGATCTCAAAGGGCGCGTGCCGTTCGTAGCGATCCTCGCCGTAGTGCTGGTGTTCGCGGTAGTCTTCAGTGATCCACCACGCATTCTGCTGCTGGTGTTCCTCGGCTATGCGGCCTCCGGTCCTGTGCAATACCTGTTGCGCATGCGTCGGCGTAAAAACGTCGAGTGA
- the msrP gene encoding protein-methionine-sulfoxide reductase catalytic subunit MsrP — MLIKLSKASDCREADVTPESLYVSRRALLGGTAATLAVCALPRWAGAAEMSRYTDVEAGAAPAWFSDKLSATRWQAVTAPGEAITPYKDATHYNNFYEFGTDKGDPAANAGSLKTEPWTVVIDGEVGKPGRYALEDFMQPYQLEERIYRLRCVEAWSMVIPWLGFPLSTLLKQVEPTSKARFIRFETLQDPKSMPGQRSSFALIDWPYVEGLRLDEAMNPLAILAVGMYGRELPNQNGAPLRLVVPWKYGFKSIKSIVRISLVAEQPRTTWQVIAPEEYGFYANVNPEVDHPRWTQARERRLPSGLFSPNVRPTQMFNGYAEEVAGLYSGLDLRKNY, encoded by the coding sequence ATGCTCATCAAGCTGTCCAAAGCCTCCGATTGCCGCGAAGCGGACGTCACTCCAGAATCCCTGTATGTCTCGCGCCGTGCCTTGCTCGGCGGTACGGCGGCCACATTGGCGGTTTGCGCACTGCCTCGATGGGCCGGCGCGGCTGAAATGTCGCGCTATACCGATGTCGAGGCGGGCGCGGCGCCAGCCTGGTTCAGTGACAAACTGTCGGCGACCCGCTGGCAGGCAGTTACTGCGCCGGGGGAGGCGATCACCCCCTATAAAGACGCCACCCACTACAACAACTTCTATGAGTTCGGCACCGACAAGGGCGATCCGGCGGCCAATGCCGGCAGCCTGAAGACCGAACCCTGGACGGTGGTGATTGACGGCGAGGTGGGCAAGCCCGGGCGCTATGCGCTGGAAGACTTCATGCAGCCTTATCAGCTGGAGGAGCGTATCTATCGCCTGCGTTGCGTCGAGGCCTGGTCCATGGTCATTCCCTGGCTTGGTTTTCCACTGTCGACTCTGCTCAAGCAGGTAGAGCCAACCTCGAAGGCGCGCTTTATTCGCTTCGAAACACTGCAGGATCCCAAGAGTATGCCGGGGCAGCGCTCCAGCTTCGCCCTTATCGACTGGCCTTATGTAGAGGGCTTGCGTCTGGATGAGGCGATGAATCCTTTGGCGATTCTGGCCGTTGGCATGTATGGGCGCGAGTTGCCCAATCAGAATGGTGCGCCGTTACGTTTGGTGGTGCCTTGGAAGTACGGCTTCAAGAGCATCAAGTCGATTGTGCGTATCAGCCTGGTTGCGGAGCAGCCGCGTACTACCTGGCAGGTCATCGCGCCCGAAGAATATGGCTTCTATGCCAACGTCAATCCCGAGGTTGATCACCCACGCTGGACCCAGGCCCGGGAGCGACGCCTACCCAGCGGGCTGTTCAGTCCCAATGTGCGTCCTACCCAGATGTTCAATGGCTACGCCGAGGAAGTAGCGGGGCTTTATAGCGGGCTTGATCTACGGAAGAACTATTGA